TCGCTACTTCCACAAAGAAAAATAAAACAGCTGCTCAAATCACTTCAGCGATCAGTTCTGTTGCACAAATGAGTTCCCAACCCGCCATCACAGCACTCACACCTGCCGAGATACAAGCTATCGCAACAGCTCTCGTCGATACGACTCCACCGCCTCCAGGTCTGCCTTTGCGCTACGTCGCGCCTATCGGCACGCGAATTTACGTAGTTTCAACATTTACTGACTTATTTTTACCCGAAGTGGCACAAAGAACCGCAGCAGATACGCCGATTTCAAATCTCATCAATACTCTACTACTCGATAAAACGGGCGCTCTCGGCGGACCTTGTCGAAAATATGAAACCCGCTGCGTTGGAGACCTTAATGAAAATATTGCGGCATCCATGCTGCCTACTCCGAGTACCTTACGAAAAGGCTATATGACAAGAGCCTGCGAAGAAATCCTAGCAAAAGATAGATCCGTGCAGAATGCTCTCAGTCGCGCAGGAATTACTTTGACCGCGGCTGCGAACACTACGAACCTTCGACGCCTATTTGATCATTTTTACCCAGGGCACAATCCCAATACCGCAATCATCAGTTCTCTGATCTCTGTGGTCAGTGACTCCCGCACCAAAGGTCTCGGCGATTTAAATGCCTGGCGTTACACCATGGTGCCACTCTGTGTGGGATCAGCATTGGAGTTATTATGAAATACAAATCAACAGCCAAGCCCAACTTATTTGGATTACTTGCCTTTCTTACTTTGACCTTTACTTGCGGTGGAGCATTTCACAATTCCCAAGCGGAATCCCTCTCCCAATTAGCCATCTTCATGCGGTGCTACGCTCAGTTCACTCAACTCCGGTCGAGTAGCACGGATCCACTCTATGCAGCAGTGGCTTCTGGTTCTAAGACGGCCGTTGATGCTTGCATGGAGGTTTTCGATCGAGCCCGACTCACTGTCGGAGCACGCACCATTGCCAATCCCGCCGATCCTGTGGCTAAGGCGGTCATTAATAATTTCCACAACCTTCATGCTTCTTGGTTTCAAATCAAAGCCTTTCCAAATACCCTTGGAGCGGGACATGAAATCAGCAATAGAGATCTCTTTGATAGCAGTAATCCAGCAGCTTACTACACAAAAGCCCTCTTCGGCCCATCAATCCAAGCCAAATTCGTTGTCACAACACCGCAATATCTGAGAGTGGTTCGAACCGACAATGATCCTATAGCCGGCGTCAGTACCTATACAAAACCCGATTATTCATTTGGATCAGCCGTGAAATTTGCCGCTCGCGGTGACTTGATTGGTGTTGAAGATTTAAGCCGACAAATCTGGAATTTCAGTTATACGGTCATTTCAACGAGCAAGGTCATATCAGGAGATGTTGCCGTAAATGATACGCGTGGAGGAGGATTTCTTGGATCCCAGGATTACATCTTGGCTACCGTTGATGAAGTTTCCACATTTAAAGCAAGTGGTGGATTAGGAATGCCCCGGAAATGGGCCCGAAGCCTTTTTCACGATGCTCTCTGTCGAGATTTGCCTGCGGTCAGACAGGCAGATGGAGATAGCTTTGTTGCCCCAACAAGTGCTGTGGAATTCCGGCAAACTGCAAACTGTGTCAAATGCCATGCCTCGATTGATCGAGCCTCGTCTGTCATTCGAAATTTCAAATATGAAATTGTGGCAGGAAATACATTGTTTACCCCACGCTGGGGTGGCTTTTTTACAGATCTCCATCCAACGGATATGCCCGCCGAAACAGGCTGGCCCAGCACAGTGGATGCCAACTATTACCGGCGTCCCACGCGAGGAACCTTCTACTATCGAAGTTACAACGGAAGCCTAGTCAATGTCCCAATCAATTCCGTCCAGGAACTTGGAAACCAAATAGCAAACACGAACGATTTCTACGTTTGTATCGCAAAGAGGTATTACCAATATTTTACTGGAATCGACGCCGACATTGGCGATCTCGGAGATCCTGATCACGGGACTCTCTCCGCTGAACACCTCATTCATCGAAATATTATCATTGGTCTTGGGGTGTCTTTGAAAACTCACCAAAATTTGCGAACATTGGTGAGAGATATTATCAATCATCCACGGTATCGACTTTCTGATTTTGGACTACTTGATTAAAGGAGAGAGGCACATGTCAGGCAAGAACAATAAATTTATCCAAGGTCGGAGGGATATGCTATCCCAGATTGGCCTAACTCTTGGTTCTACAATCGCCTCTCACCCAATTCAGTTACTTTTCGATACAATCTTGAATGGAATGATCAGCAAAGCCCACGCACAGGCAGCCAACCCTCGCCGTTACCTGTTTATCCAGCATATAGGCGCTCCTCCCCGCTGGACATTTGATCTGTTCCTGACACCCTACAACACCAGCAATTTTGTGGCAAATGCCCAAGTGGGAACAAAATATGTTCTCTCAGGAGGCAGAGCCACTTCTGTCACATACGCAACTGTTCTGGCCAAAGGCATCAACGTTCCTTACATGTGGCAATTCCCCGTTCCCAGAGCGAGTGGAGGGGATCGACCCATGACAGATCTTCTAAACAACCTCCTTCACATACGAGGCGTTACGACCGCAAACGCCGGCCACGGAGGCAGCGCAGCTTTACGATACCGTCCGTTGGGTGCCGTCAAGTCGGTACCAGCTCTCTCTGGCGATGCTTCTGTAAACCCATTCCCTGCTGTAAATCTTTCGGCGACAGAGTTCAGATATCTCTCCACCAAAGGTAAAGCTGCGATCAATCTCGGTAACTCCGGCAACATGATCCAAAGCCTTCTCACTCCATTTATGGGAACATTGCCCGCTGGCTACAAGGCAAACAAACAGAAAGTTCAGACTGCAATCAATGCCGCTCTGGATGAAATTGAACAGTATGCCATTGATCGACATCCAGGAGCCGATATTATTTCTCAGAGCAGAGAAGGCGCTGAAACCCTCCTGAATGAAGGCTTTGGCGACCTCACGGGCATCTGGAATAGTCTTCTGGCAAAATATCGAGATCTGATTTCGCGGGCCATTGATCCAACGAGGATCTTTACTGGCATCAACAATGCCCCGATCGGACTCACCGGAACCCGCACCGAAACCCATCGCCTGAGCAGCATTACCAACATTTTGACAACCTCCGATATCAGAAATCTTATCACGGCCAATACCACGATTACGAGAATGGCTGAGCATTTTGCCGTTGCCGAATATGTCCTGGTCAACAACCTCTCCTCTTCAATGGCAATTCTTCCGGGTGGTTTAACAAATCTGTCGTTATCCGGAAACACCTCGGCCACTCCCACCTTCGACGAGCACTACACAGGAGCGATTCCCAGTCTCTATCTCAACACCATGTACTATCGAGCCTATGCGTCCTGCCTCCTTGAACTGATTGATCGACTCAAAGCTGAAAACATCTGGAATGATACGGTCATTGACACTGCTGGCGAATTTAATCGTTCAGCTAGGGGAGCTGGAACTGGTTCCGACCACGGATTTCAGGGTGCCAGTGCCGCTATTTATTCAGGCGCCATCGCGGGACCCATTGTTCTTGGCAACATCAAAAAGGAAACAGGAGCAACCTCTGCTGCACCAGGAACTTGGGGCTATGGGGCACCTGTTGCAGGACAGTCTTCGGGGCAATTGACCCTGGGCCATGTTGCCGCCACTCTCGCCTATTTACTCAGAACCCAATCCCCGATCACCGCATATAGCAAAATCATCGGCACAGACGGGACCGGAAAAATTGTGCCTACAATTGAGCTAGCCAAACAAATTTAGTCGGCTACCAAGGGGCATTCGATGTGCGTCGTATGCCCCTTAGTTTTTTGTACCCTCATAGGCCTGAGGACTGGCTTCGACGGATGAAACCGAAGGGATGGCAGAATTTTCTATGCTTGGGGTTAGAGTTTGAGGGAGACTGAACGCGCGATGAGCCTTCTGAAAATCATCATGAACCGCGATCTCCGGAACCAAAGTCGCTGCAAAAATTCTCTTAAACTCTGAACTCGCATGACAAAAAGTGATTCCCATACGGCTTGTTTGATTGAGTTGCTGGATAGCAGAGACAAAGATTGAGATTCCGTTGGACCCCACAAAACAAAGATCCTTCAAATCAAAAATGACCTTATAGGACTTAAGATGATCAAGGCAACCGAGAAAGCGTTCAATTGTCTCAAGGTCAATGCGACCCCTCAAATAGACTGCCATGATATCTGCACTGATTTGCTCAAACTTAATTTCCATTATCAACCCCAGATTGTAATTTTCTCTTCCTCCCAATTATAGTCCTTTTATCCTTTCCAAAGAGATGGCCCTATCTTATTTGAAAAAATCTGGCCCATTGTCGTAGGGACAAAGATCCAATTCTCCGTAAAAATGGAACAGCATCTCAAAAGACAACTAACACGAGTGAACTTATGAAAAAATTTTGGTCCTGGATGAACTACATCTTCTCTCACTACACTTTAGGATTTGTCATCACAGGGGCATACGCCCTCCTCAGTCTGAATTACTATAACGCCACTCATTTGGAGGAAGGACAACAAGTCGATAGTTTTCTGATTAAGTCTCTTCAAATAGCCCATCAAAAGACAATTGATTTTAGACTCCAACAACGCGGACCTCGAGCTCCCTCTGAAAATGTCGCACTCCTGGCCGTCGATGAACAGTCGGTCTTAACTCTTGGACGCTGGCCCTGGCCAAGAGAGATCATCGCCAAAACCATCGACAAGGCAGTGAGCCTTGGAGCCAAAGTCATTGCCTTCGATGCCGTGTTTTCAGAGGAGTCGGCAAATCCCGCAAAGGAGATATTTGAAAAACTCAAAAAAGAAGGAGCCCTAAATTCGATAGGAGAGGGAAAGTTTTCTGAAGAACTCGTCTCTAGGGACTCAGATCGAATTCTCTCAGCATCAATAAAAGAAAATTCTGGCCACATCGTCCTGGGTTCCTTCTTTGAAGGCAACAACAATGAACTACTAAAAGCAACCTATCCAAATCGTTGCTTCAACTATATTTACGAAAGCACCCCAGCGTATAAGATTTGGGACAATGAAGAAGTATTTTTAGCTATTGTCGACCAGAACGACGTGTATATTCCAGATGCCATGGCAGAGATCTACAAAGAACATCTCAAGGTTATTGCAACTGAAATCACTCAAAACACTCCTCCACCTAAGAATCTCAGAGAACAGCTGGATCTCAACTGGAAAATTCGCGAGGCCCAAGCAGACTATTGCGGAAACTGGCTCGATCCAAAAGAAGATGTTCTTTATTCTGCGCTTGCTGATTCCTGGCCCCACGTCAAAGCCGAAGAAGACGCATCGTCTTTTCCCTTCAACACGTTCGAAGAGTTTGTGAATTCCTTTAAGGATCGCTACAAGAGAAATTTGATACCCGTGGCCGACAATTGGGTGATGAATACTCCATTGATATCATCTGAAGCGAAAAACACAGGATATTTCAACGCTCATCTTGACGACGATGGAACAATCCGGCGCAAACAGTTGGTCGTAAGAAATGGTGAACATTACGTGCCTTCGATTTCGCTAAAAGCCTTCCTTCTCTCAATGGGGTACAATGCTCAAGTAGAGATCAGCGAAGACGCTAAATATGAATCAAAAGTAATCAAAAAGTTCTCGATCACCAACAGTGAAGATGGAAAAGTTGTATTTGACGTCCCTGTGGATCGCCAAGGAAGCCTGATGATCAATTACGCCGGCCCACAAAACATGTTTCCCTATTTGGGAGTTTCTGAACTGTTGAGTGATAGTCCCACAGCAAAAATCACCCAAAATGTTTGGGACAAAGACAAACGTCGCTGGGACAAAAATCGCACAGTAGAAGTCAACAAGGCCGACTGGGTAAAAGATAAAGTCTTTGTTTTCGGAGCGACGGCCGTAGGCATCTATGATTTGCGAGTAACTCCCTTTGACGAGAATTTCCCAGGAGCTGAGACTCATCTCAATGTCATAGATAATCTTTTCAGAAGAGATTTTCTCAGACCTCACCCAGATGAAGATCTGAGAATGCCACTCGCGCTTCTAGCAATTGGCATTCTCTTAACTATCTCCATCTCTCGACTCGGAGCGCTGCTCGGATTGGTACTCACGTTTGCTGCCATGGCCGCAACCATGATATTTGATAAATATTACTCCTTCGCAAATGGCTATGTCATCACCATCATACACCCATTCATACTGATCCTAACGCTTTACATATCTTTAACTTTCTATAAATATTTTTCTGAAGAAAAAAACAAACGCGAACTTCGTTCTACATTTCAAAAATACGTTTCTCCTGCGATAGTCGAAGAAATCTTATCTGACCCCAAAAAAATCGAGCTGGGCGGTCGCAAGACAAGGATGACCGTGTTTTTTTCTGATGTCCGTGGTTTCACGACGATTTCAGAAAAGCTTGACCCTCATGAACTGAGTAATCTCCTGAATTCTTATCTCACCCCTATGACCGAAATCGTTTTTAAGAATCGAGGAACTCTCGACAAATACATGGGCGATGCCATTATGGCTTTTTTTGGTGCCCCTATTTTCTTTCCAGATCACGCAAAATATGCCTGCCGTACAGCTCTCGAACACATAGAAAAACTCAAAGAACTTCGAGATGAATACATCAAAAAAGGCCTCCCACCCATCGACATTGGCATAGGCCTCAATACCGGAGAGATGAGCGTGGGAAACATGGGATCTGAAACTGTTCGGAGCTACACTGTCATGGGTGACGCAGTCAATCTAGGGTCTCGCCTCGAAGGAATCAACAAACAGTACGGCACCCGTATTATCATTTCAGAGTTTACCTACGGTGAGGTAAAGAATGACTTCTTCTGCCGCGAAATTGACTGGGTTCAAGTCAAGGGAAAGGTTCTGCCGGTAAAAATTTATGAGCTCATTTCAGAAAAGAAACCGGATGACAAAGTCATCGAAATGCTGAAATGGTTCCAAGAGGGGTATCAAAAATATCATGAAATGTCCTGGGCACCTGCGATGGATCATTTTAGGAAGGCTCTGCTCGCTCTTCCCGAAGACCCCGTGTCGCAGCTATACGTCCAACGCTGTGAGGAATTTATTGCAGAGCCACCTTCAGCTGATTGGGACGGCGTCTTCGTCATGCATTCAAAGTAGCAAATTGACAAGCCTTTAGGGTCAGTATGTAATAGGGTGCGCTTTTTAGTGACGACAACCCTTGAGGCCATTGCAACAGCTCCTAATTTCCTATATGACCCATTTTTCATTTTATTTTTTACTATTTTCTTGTTTCTATCTCTTGGTGAAAGCCAGGGACAGACAAATCTAAGCGGGATTTCCATCCACCATGCACAAAAAATGAGTCACGATACGGTCAAAAAGATCATTTCACTCAGCGGCAATGTTCAAGTTATCTTTCAAGGGCAGTATCTATCCTGCGACAAAGCGTCCATAAATTTGAAAGACAAGACAGTTGAGGCCGAGGGACAAGTTGTTCTGCAGAATCAAAAGGTTTACGCTGAAGGCGAGAAACTTGTGCTCAACTACCAAAACAATACAGGCACGATTTATCGTGGCTTTTTGAAGGCTGGACAGGTCATTTTTGAAGGAGAAGTCATTGAGAAAACGGGAGAAGATGAGTATGTGGCGAATCAAAGCTACTATTCAGCTTGCGCCACTTGCCCTCCCGCTTGGAGCTTCAAAGGATCAAAGATCACGGCCGAAATAGGTGGCTATGCCTCCATTGATTATCCCGTTTTGCGACTTGGCAAAGTTCCGATTTTTGCTTTGCCATGGATTCGGGTTCCTCTTAAGAGCGACAGACAGTCTGGCTTTCTGGTACCCCGGTTTCCATTTAATAAGACGAGCAAGCTTGGCCTGACCATTCCATATTTTTGGGCCATTTCCCGCAGTCAGGATATGACACTTAACCTGACGATGTTCAAAAAGCAGGGGCTCAAGCCAAACATCGAATACCGCTATCTTTTGAGCGAAAATAGCAAAGGGAATTTTTACAGCTCATTTCTCGAAGACAGATTTTTTGAACAGCGCACCAAGAACCCATCCAACCCAGATGAAACGACTTTGGTTCAAAGCGAGAGAGAAAGATGGTTCTTTGCCTACAATCACTATTTTGAAATGCCGGAACAAATAACCCATCGGACCAATCTCAGTATGGTGAGTGACCTAAAATACGCCAGAGATTTTCCGCGAGATCTTGATACCGATGGTGAGCCAGCAATTGAAAATAAGGTTTCCATTACTAAAAATACCGAGGGATCCCATCTCAGCGGAGAAGTTGTCTACAACATCAACCAACTTGTAGAGAACTCTGTCGAAAACAACAATGCCTCCGTTCATCGATTTCCTCAAATTGATTACAGCCTCATGGATCGTCCGATTGCAGCAACCCCACTTTATTTTGGTTTTGACACGAATTACGTCCAATTCGCACGACGTGGACTTTCTTACGATGATGTCGTTACAGCCGGTGAATCTGTTGGTGATGGAATGACTTGCCCTGCGACAAACCCAAAATGCATTTCCCACGAAACTGATGGAGCTTTTGAACCAAGCAAAGGGGATATACTGAGAACGGGGCACCGATTTGAATTTATACCCAGAATCAGCCTTCCTTTCCGCATTTCCAACTTTCTTGAAATTCTGCCTGCCGTGACTTATCGAGAAACCCAATATCGCTTCACGGCCCATACCACAGAACTTGACACCAACTACACACCCACAGCAGCGCGTCGTTATCTTGAGATGGAAGTGGGAGCCAAAACTCGCCTCGCTGGAGTTTTTGGCAATAGGGATGATGACCAAGCGGTAAGATATAAGCATATCATCGAGCCTGAACTTCGATTTTCTTCAATCCCCTGGATTCGACGACCAAATCATTATTTCTTTGGCAAATTTGAGGGACAACCCTATTCGCAAACCAATGAACCATTGAAAGATGATGATTTTTTTGGTCTCAACAAGGTGCAATTTGACTATCATGATCGAATTTTTGATCGCAGAATTGTTGATTTCGGAGTCAGCAATCGTATTCTCCGAAGACAATGGCACGTGGACCATCCGGAGTATAAAACCATGGGAGTTTTTCGTCTTTCTCAGTCCTACGATCTCAACGAGGCAGAATCCGAGGATCCACAAGCTTGGTCATCGATCAATGCTCTGGTGGACTTGCGCCTTGACCAAATTGAACTCCACTCCATTGCCCTCTACTATCCCTATGCTCGAATCACCAACTCCTCTTCAAGACTTCGAATAAAAAATAAATACGACAATTATGTGCAATTGGGATTTACTCGATCCGTGCTAGTGAACAAGGACAACGAGGTAAATCTCACGAGTCAAATCAACAATATAGGGTTTGCACTCGGGTGGACAACGACCTATCTCAACCTCGTTGGAGGCTTTGATTACTCCAGTATCACGAGTAAGATTTTTTCCTGGAAATTTGAGGCTCAGATAAAACCTCCTGGAAATTGCTGGGACATCACTATTTCCCAATTTCAACTCCCAGAAGGGCAACCTGATTGGGATTTTGGAGTGCACTTTCAATTTGGTGGAAAATAGGAAAATGACCGACGCATTGACTACCCTAAAGCGAATTGGCTATTGAAAAATCCGAATTCGCCTCAGAAACTAAAGCCTCTATATTGTGCAAAAACCCCTTCTATACCTCTTTCTGAAATGAGAGGAAGCACCTGGAGCCGACTTGACTCTGGCGGCGGCAAGCCTTGATCTTCATACATCCGCATCTTTTCTTTTTCCATCTGATCAGGCACGATATAAACAACATAGAGCCCAAGTAAGATCCCCGAATAAAGACCAATCGAGGCCCCACGAGCCACATTTTGAAGATTGTCACCGGGTTTATCTTCAAATGCCAAGGTTGCCGTCCCCACTAAGGTCCCCGCAAGAACTCCGTAGGTGCAGGCCGTAACAAACTCTTTCATCGGTCCAGAACCACGATTCTGAGGCTCGTTTGGATTGGCTCCGTTTTGTCCGAAAGCCCTGGTAGATATCGCTATGGTCATGGCGACAACAAGACCAATAGCGAGAACAGCGTGTGGCGCATTTCTCATTTCCATATCTAGCCAGTCTTTCACAGATATACAAGGAGTCAAGAGTCTGAGAAAGATCACTGAATGGCCCATTTTTACCTGAGAACGCTTGACTCCCCCTCCATCGCGATTGAATTTCGAATCTGGGTCGAGCTTAGATTTTATCCAAGAATATAAAATTCAGTTTTGTGCACCGCCCAAGGCCTTGGATGTGTCGGGTTTCTTGAATGAGTTTGAAAATTCAAAATTTTAAACAACGCAATATCAAATTTCCGAAAAAAACATCTCTGCATCTCTGCACAACAAGGCCTACAGTTTTAGGTGGCCGCCGCCGATGTGATCACAACGGGTTATATGCAAATGAGACGGTTTACGCCAAAATTCATTATCCTTTACCCGGTTTTTCTTATTGTATCCTCTACCGCGATACTTGCTCTGGCAGAGATTCTGAGCCGATTTTACTTACAAGGGAATAAAGATTTCTCAATAGAGTTTGATCGATCTGCGATTTACGATGACAGGCACATATATTTTCGATTGAAACCAAATTCAGCCGCAGATCACATCTATCGTTTCAAAGGAAATATCATTCGCAAAATCCGTTACTCAATTAACCCCAGTGGGTGGCGGACGACGACCCCTGAATCAGAAGGAAAGTCCCAACATCTCATGCTCTGGGGGTGTTCAAATGTCTTTGGAGAAGGGTTGAATGACAATGAAACTCTAGCTTCTGTTCTCAGTTCCAAATTAGATAAATATCACGTCTACAATTTTGGTATGCCAGGTACGGCGATCAACTATTCTCTATTTGCATTTAAAAACATGAATACCCCTGTTGTCTCTCAAACAGAAGGAAAGCTTATCTATTTTTTCTACAGCTTCCATTACCCCAGAATTCTACCAACTCTAAAATGGCATAAAACTAGTCGTAGTCCAAAATATTTCATCAACGAATCTAAAAGTCTTGTAAATGAAAACAACAATAGTCCCTGGAATCAAATGTTTGAACTTTCATCTCTCGTCCGAAGAAAAAGCTCTCTCTTGGACATAATTGGCTTTGACTGGCCACCTGTCAACTTAGATACCGTCAAGTTGACCGCACAACTCTTTGAATCCCTTCGAAATGAATATCTATCTCGATTTCCCGAGGGCGACTTCTTCGTCATCATTCATCATCTGATTTACCCTCAATATCGAAAACCACTATTGTCTGAGCTTCGAAAAAGAAAAATCGAATACTTAGATCTAACTGATGTGATGAAATTTGATGGGGTGATGCCGCCCATCGAAAAACATCCGAGCTACAAAGATAATCTGCGCCTTGCCGACCTTCTTTCTAAAAGTTTACTATAGGTTCCCAATCTGTTTTGCGCATGATTGATATCATTCACTTTATTGGATCTATGCAGCCGAAAGGGATTCCAAAACCAAAAAAAGCGATGCCGAGTCCCTACTCTCCAAAATAATCCCGATATATTTTCACTTCATTTCGATCAGATACGAGAGCCAACCACATCCAAATTTTGTATTGAGGAAATCTCTCAATGACCTCTTCCAAAACGAACCTCAATCGGCGTCGTTGTCCTCGTGAAACTGGATCGGCGAGCCAAGTCCCTTTGATTGCCTTTACCTCAGTTAGGAGAATCGTTTCTTTTCCAAAAAGGACGATATCCACCTCTGCCCATGGACTTCGCCAGTTCTTCGCGACCAGCCTCCATCCATAATTAACCAAATAATGTGCAACAAGATCCTCAGAATGTTGGCCTTTACGCATGCGAGAGGAAGGAACTCTCGAATTATGGCGCCGGATCTGTCCAATACTCTCGAACCCCGGCAAATGTTCTGCGATGAATTGAACATGGTCCAAGTCGCGCAATGGATTCTCTGTGGGCGGCCGTTGCATAACCTTTATGATCCTCAAACCCATACCCCGGGTATTGTGAGGCAAATTCAACGAGGAGGCGATCCCTTGCTACTTTGGCAAATATCGAA
Above is a genomic segment from Bdellovibrionales bacterium containing:
- a CDS encoding YraN family protein → MRKGQHSEDLVAHYLVNYGWRLVAKNWRSPWAEVDIVLFGKETILLTEVKAIKGTWLADPVSRGQRRRLRFVLEEVIERFPQYKIWMWLALVSDRNEVKIYRDYFGE
- a CDS encoding STAS domain-containing protein: MEIKFEQISADIMAVYLRGRIDLETIERFLGCLDHLKSYKVIFDLKDLCFVGSNGISIFVSAIQQLNQTSRMGITFCHASSEFKRIFAATLVPEIAVHDDFQKAHRAFSLPQTLTPSIENSAIPSVSSVEASPQAYEGTKN
- a CDS encoding adenylate/guanylate cyclase domain-containing protein, whose amino-acid sequence is MKKFWSWMNYIFSHYTLGFVITGAYALLSLNYYNATHLEEGQQVDSFLIKSLQIAHQKTIDFRLQQRGPRAPSENVALLAVDEQSVLTLGRWPWPREIIAKTIDKAVSLGAKVIAFDAVFSEESANPAKEIFEKLKKEGALNSIGEGKFSEELVSRDSDRILSASIKENSGHIVLGSFFEGNNNELLKATYPNRCFNYIYESTPAYKIWDNEEVFLAIVDQNDVYIPDAMAEIYKEHLKVIATEITQNTPPPKNLREQLDLNWKIREAQADYCGNWLDPKEDVLYSALADSWPHVKAEEDASSFPFNTFEEFVNSFKDRYKRNLIPVADNWVMNTPLISSEAKNTGYFNAHLDDDGTIRRKQLVVRNGEHYVPSISLKAFLLSMGYNAQVEISEDAKYESKVIKKFSITNSEDGKVVFDVPVDRQGSLMINYAGPQNMFPYLGVSELLSDSPTAKITQNVWDKDKRRWDKNRTVEVNKADWVKDKVFVFGATAVGIYDLRVTPFDENFPGAETHLNVIDNLFRRDFLRPHPDEDLRMPLALLAIGILLTISISRLGALLGLVLTFAAMAATMIFDKYYSFANGYVITIIHPFILILTLYISLTFYKYFSEEKNKRELRSTFQKYVSPAIVEEILSDPKKIELGGRKTRMTVFFSDVRGFTTISEKLDPHELSNLLNSYLTPMTEIVFKNRGTLDKYMGDAIMAFFGAPIFFPDHAKYACRTALEHIEKLKELRDEYIKKGLPPIDIGIGLNTGEMSVGNMGSETVRSYTVMGDAVNLGSRLEGINKQYGTRIIISEFTYGEVKNDFFCREIDWVQVKGKVLPVKIYELISEKKPDDKVIEMLKWFQEGYQKYHEMSWAPAMDHFRKALLALPEDPVSQLYVQRCEEFIAEPPSADWDGVFVMHSK
- the lptD gene encoding LPS assembly protein LptD gives rise to the protein MTTTLEAIATAPNFLYDPFFILFFTIFLFLSLGESQGQTNLSGISIHHAQKMSHDTVKKIISLSGNVQVIFQGQYLSCDKASINLKDKTVEAEGQVVLQNQKVYAEGEKLVLNYQNNTGTIYRGFLKAGQVIFEGEVIEKTGEDEYVANQSYYSACATCPPAWSFKGSKITAEIGGYASIDYPVLRLGKVPIFALPWIRVPLKSDRQSGFLVPRFPFNKTSKLGLTIPYFWAISRSQDMTLNLTMFKKQGLKPNIEYRYLLSENSKGNFYSSFLEDRFFEQRTKNPSNPDETTLVQSERERWFFAYNHYFEMPEQITHRTNLSMVSDLKYARDFPRDLDTDGEPAIENKVSITKNTEGSHLSGEVVYNINQLVENSVENNNASVHRFPQIDYSLMDRPIAATPLYFGFDTNYVQFARRGLSYDDVVTAGESVGDGMTCPATNPKCISHETDGAFEPSKGDILRTGHRFEFIPRISLPFRISNFLEILPAVTYRETQYRFTAHTTELDTNYTPTAARRYLEMEVGAKTRLAGVFGNRDDDQAVRYKHIIEPELRFSSIPWIRRPNHYFFGKFEGQPYSQTNEPLKDDDFFGLNKVQFDYHDRIFDRRIVDFGVSNRILRRQWHVDHPEYKTMGVFRLSQSYDLNEAESEDPQAWSSINALVDLRLDQIELHSIALYYPYARITNSSSRLRIKNKYDNYVQLGFTRSVLVNKDNEVNLTSQINNIGFALGWTTTYLNLVGGFDYSSITSKIFSWKFEAQIKPPGNCWDITISQFQLPEGQPDWDFGVHFQFGGK
- a CDS encoding DUF1501 domain-containing protein; its protein translation is MSGKNNKFIQGRRDMLSQIGLTLGSTIASHPIQLLFDTILNGMISKAHAQAANPRRYLFIQHIGAPPRWTFDLFLTPYNTSNFVANAQVGTKYVLSGGRATSVTYATVLAKGINVPYMWQFPVPRASGGDRPMTDLLNNLLHIRGVTTANAGHGGSAALRYRPLGAVKSVPALSGDASVNPFPAVNLSATEFRYLSTKGKAAINLGNSGNMIQSLLTPFMGTLPAGYKANKQKVQTAINAALDEIEQYAIDRHPGADIISQSREGAETLLNEGFGDLTGIWNSLLAKYRDLISRAIDPTRIFTGINNAPIGLTGTRTETHRLSSITNILTTSDIRNLITANTTITRMAEHFAVAEYVLVNNLSSSMAILPGGLTNLSLSGNTSATPTFDEHYTGAIPSLYLNTMYYRAYASCLLELIDRLKAENIWNDTVIDTAGEFNRSARGAGTGSDHGFQGASAAIYSGAIAGPIVLGNIKKETGATSAAPGTWGYGAPVAGQSSGQLTLGHVAATLAYLLRTQSPITAYSKIIGTDGTGKIVPTIELAKQI